The sequence below is a genomic window from Streptomyces sp. V1I1.
CGAGCGCCGACGCACGCTCGGCCACCGTGTCGGAGTGCATCCGCGCCGAGTCCACGACCTCGTCGAGCTGGAGATGCACGGACCGGAAGCGGGGCCCGACGACATTCCAGTGGACCTGCTTCGCCACCAGTGAGAGATCCACCAGATCGACGAGAGCGCCCCTCAGCGCATCGCCGACCGTCTTGAGGTCCGACTCGTTCAGAGGGCTCTTCACGACAGACATCGATGTCCTCCACTCGGTTCGCAGATACCCGTCCACCATGGCACAAGTACCGCAAACCGGGCATTCGTCGATAAAGCAAAAGCCCCGGCCCTCCGCCCCGCAGGGGCAGTAGACCGGGGCTCAGCTGCAAACAAGCCGTGCAGAGCCGTACGGATCAGGCGGCGACGACGTCCACCGCCTCCGCAGGCGCCTTGATCGTCACCCGCTCCGTCGGCACACCCGCCACCGACGTCACGGAGACGGAATTGAGCATCGGGCGTACTGGCGCAGGCACTGGCTCACTCGCCGCTGCCGACTCGGCCAGCTCGGCCAACGACAGCTCGTCGCTGACTTCACGCATGAGCTCGGACATCCGTACGTCAAGCGCGTCGCAGATCGCGGAGAGCAGCTCGGAGGAAGCCTCCTTCTGCCCCCGCTCCACCTCGGAGAGATAGCCGAGCGATACTCGGGCGGACGAGGAGACTTCGCGCAGAGTACGGCCCTGGCGCTGGCGCTGCCGACGCAGCACGTCACCAAGCAGGCGACGGAGCAGAATCATCGGTGGCTCCCTCCTCGGTCCGCGTAGCCGCATCCTTCACGCCCCACCGTACCGCCTCGTGCCGCGGCCGTGCGGGGAGCGATGTCGTGTTCACTCAGGGCTGCAAACATCAAGTCCCCCCGTTCTGTTCCGTATCCTGTGTCCGCGCATTTTCGTGCAGTTCGCCGGAGAGCAACTCGAGCACGCTCCGTACACTCTCTCTACGGATTTCCGCCCGGCCACCGT
It includes:
- a CDS encoding helix-turn-helix domain-containing protein, which gives rise to MILLRRLLGDVLRRQRQRQGRTLREVSSSARVSLGYLSEVERGQKEASSELLSAICDALDVRMSELMREVSDELSLAELAESAAASEPVPAPVRPMLNSVSVTSVAGVPTERVTIKAPAEAVDVVAA